In one Corallococcus sp. EGB genomic region, the following are encoded:
- a CDS encoding carboxypeptidase-like regulatory domain-containing protein — MKKHVLMAVLPLLAWGCGDPTDADNDGVADGIRDPNNVSVVVPSTPKGTVSGQVLTTTLQPLADVTVAMTIGSQPTGKSATTDASGNFVMKDVPAGAEVLLTFSKSGYSTLRATSTVPSSAGTVPINNGNASFGPVTLTQLNSSLSVNVVTPQGRPAVGAKGVLEVDKAGSVILGNADRAASVVSKVYVEATADSNGVMTFTGVPSGVELARLNGSYNLWIAPMDSNGDGVVDTGGYAKSYSGAAIVGTQVTALAQLAYSKPSSAGNLAIEGGNVASLKGDFEPLRNMVRPGESVYVYFNQPVQPGSLVVRLTDEYAKEGLPVTASVNVGGYSVTITPASGVVQEGKEYNIFIRASAAEGGSNYSQTGFFFGGDQGSPRALSITDIRYQETSSIAPASSQLNSGETVYVTFSAPIKALLGTTAQVFFNEDLDGNGAVGNVQGEVGNAQGFPLFSAEPTAPYVTSTPGERPVFGITPSTYTTRYSFTYVGSTPFSQTQIGSLKLKVEFSRLIQQGYVDAYETIWGQAINEDVSGTGMVMQQKNPNIP, encoded by the coding sequence ATGAAGAAGCATGTGCTGATGGCCGTGTTGCCGCTGCTGGCCTGGGGGTGCGGTGACCCGACTGACGCGGACAACGACGGTGTGGCGGACGGCATCCGGGATCCGAACAACGTCTCGGTGGTGGTGCCTTCCACGCCGAAGGGTACGGTGTCCGGGCAGGTGCTGACCACGACGCTGCAGCCGCTGGCGGACGTCACGGTGGCGATGACGATTGGCAGCCAGCCGACGGGCAAGTCCGCGACGACGGATGCGAGCGGCAACTTCGTGATGAAGGACGTGCCGGCGGGTGCGGAGGTGCTGCTGACCTTCAGCAAGAGCGGCTACTCGACGCTGCGCGCGACCTCCACGGTGCCGTCGTCCGCGGGCACGGTCCCCATCAACAACGGCAACGCGAGCTTCGGTCCGGTGACGCTGACGCAGCTGAACAGCTCGCTGAGCGTCAACGTGGTGACGCCGCAGGGCCGTCCGGCGGTGGGCGCGAAGGGCGTGCTCGAGGTGGACAAGGCGGGCTCGGTCATCCTGGGCAACGCCGACCGGGCCGCCTCCGTGGTGAGCAAGGTCTACGTGGAGGCCACGGCGGACTCCAACGGCGTGATGACCTTCACGGGCGTGCCCTCCGGCGTCGAGCTGGCGCGGCTGAACGGCTCGTACAACCTGTGGATCGCGCCGATGGACTCCAACGGCGACGGCGTGGTGGACACGGGCGGCTACGCGAAGAGCTACTCGGGGGCCGCCATCGTGGGGACCCAGGTCACGGCGCTCGCGCAGCTGGCGTACTCGAAGCCGTCGAGCGCGGGGAACCTGGCCATTGAAGGTGGCAACGTGGCCAGCCTGAAGGGGGATTTCGAGCCGCTCCGGAACATGGTGCGTCCGGGCGAGTCCGTCTACGTGTACTTCAACCAGCCGGTGCAGCCGGGTTCGCTGGTCGTGCGCCTGACGGACGAGTACGCGAAGGAGGGCCTGCCGGTGACGGCCTCCGTGAATGTCGGTGGCTACTCGGTGACCATCACCCCGGCCAGCGGCGTCGTGCAGGAGGGCAAGGAGTACAACATCTTTATCCGGGCATCTGCTGCAGAAGGCGGGAGCAACTACAGCCAGACGGGCTTCTTCTTTGGCGGTGACCAGGGCAGCCCGAGGGCGCTGTCCATTACGGACATCCGTTATCAGGAAACCTCCTCGATTGCGCCGGCCTCCAGCCAGCTCAACAGCGGCGAGACCGTCTATGTAACGTTCTCGGCCCCCATCAAGGCCTTGCTTGGTACGACGGCGCAGGTCTTCTTCAATGAAGACCTTGATGGCAACGGGGCCGTCGGCAACGTCCAGGGTGAGGTCGGAAATGCGCAGGGGTTCCCCCTCTTCTCGGCCGAACCCACTGCCCCCTACGTGACCAGTACCCCTGGCGAGAGGCCTGTCTTCGGCATCACCCCCTCGACCTACACCACGCGCTATTCCTTCACCTATGTAGGTTCGACTCCGTTCAGTCAGACCCAGATCGGCAGCCTGAAGCTCAAGGTCGAGTTCAGCAGGCTGATTCAGCAGGGATATGTCGATGCCTACGAAACCATCTGGGGCCAGGCCATCAATGAGGATGTAAGCGGCACTGGGATGGTCATGCAGCAGAAGAACCCAAACATCCCGTAG
- a CDS encoding GNAT family N-acetyltransferase, with translation MTDLRFEFIDPRHPLYEGELELRFRVLREPLGHARKDVKFPFENESLHLVAHADGDVRGCVLFNPEDSRGGRLFQMAVQPSLQGKGLGAKLVRALEDELRKRGFRHVHLHARAPVVPFYERLGYAVYGEPFEEVGIAHRHMQRDL, from the coding sequence ATGACCGACCTCCGCTTCGAGTTCATCGACCCTCGCCATCCGCTCTACGAGGGCGAGCTGGAGCTGCGCTTCCGCGTGCTGCGCGAGCCCCTGGGCCATGCCCGCAAGGACGTGAAGTTCCCCTTCGAGAACGAAAGCCTGCACCTGGTGGCCCACGCGGACGGCGACGTGCGAGGCTGCGTGCTCTTCAATCCGGAGGACTCGCGCGGCGGCCGGCTCTTCCAGATGGCGGTGCAGCCGTCCCTGCAGGGCAAGGGCCTGGGCGCGAAGCTGGTGCGCGCGCTGGAGGACGAGCTGCGCAAGCGCGGGTTCCGCCACGTGCACCTGCACGCGCGGGCCCCCGTCGTCCCCTTCTACGAGCGGCTGGGCTACGCGGTGTACGGCGAGCCCTTCGAAGAGGTGGGCATCGCCCACCGGCACATGCAGCGCGACCTCTGA
- a CDS encoding TonB-dependent receptor domain-containing protein, with protein MRASPLGPWLLSVWLLTAGPALADNTADEADIAFELGNDAYSHGNYTEALRSYFTSYRLVPNRNVLFNIARCFEALGKFNEAYRYYNDLLGEDLPAEDASEVTRSLERLRPKVALVRVTTNPRGADVFVDRADLGSRGRSPQTLALSPGRHKVLVQKSGYRPTEATVTLVRGKEVPVDLDLGLITGVVDITGSPEGAEVRDTPTGPVLGRIPTKLRMSPGQRVLHVRAPGHAPGQYVIDVPAEGTLPLAVTLNAQAAPSGRVVVTSNHDGATVRVDGRPAGFTPTVVTLPQGEHVLEVESRDVRPVRQKVTVIPDQEVKVHATLRYEPPPVRAASKRLLSVDEAPASTTVLTPEELRAFGWRTLAEALAGVRGFFLTDDRTYTYVGVRGFAPPGDLNTRILILWDGHAINDVWAGQGYAAHDLSVDLEEVERIEVVRGPGSALYGTGAFFGVINVVPRDTLGLDRRLEVTGAVGALGSTLVHATTSWEDPQRSILFSLAGMKSHGADTTRLGDPGPIVTGLDGEKAGTGSLRARVGNLSLVAQLHGRSKDVPTAPYGTVVGAQGTRVQDVRGFAEARYERTLSERFTLSLRGAVDMLRYKGNWNYGGDTSETNTDSGDADWLTAEGRLLAALTEANRLTVGVEGQHQLRVDQKSVSPAVDKPLETRTRSIVSVYALDEWRLHPRLSLSLGLRVDKYSDLDSLLLAPRFAVIGRPYEQGLTKLVIGRAFRAPNVYQLFYQDNFLTQRPAEHLEPETITTFEVEHSHDLTNELRLTVAGYHNRISRLVTLTTESAATPACGTPSAPTQCLVYANNSGEALAWGAEAGLHWQPGRWLLVDLSYSYVTLRNASQEVVEAAPAHLASGRLLLPVGNGDMRIATQATYQSARVPGVAGAASGEALLVGFGVSGDYGRLRYFAGVNNLLDTRYAFLVSDDVSAGPVPQYGRTFNLQLTGSF; from the coding sequence ATGCGTGCATCCCCCCTCGGTCCCTGGTTGCTGTCCGTCTGGCTCCTCACCGCCGGTCCCGCGCTCGCGGACAACACGGCGGACGAGGCGGACATCGCCTTCGAGCTGGGCAACGACGCGTACTCGCACGGCAACTACACCGAGGCGCTGCGCTCGTACTTCACCAGCTACCGGCTGGTCCCCAACCGCAACGTCCTCTTCAACATCGCGCGCTGCTTCGAGGCCCTGGGCAAGTTCAACGAGGCGTACCGCTATTACAACGACCTGCTCGGCGAAGACCTGCCCGCCGAGGACGCCTCCGAGGTCACCCGCTCCCTGGAGCGGCTGCGCCCCAAGGTCGCCCTGGTGCGCGTCACCACCAACCCCCGAGGCGCGGACGTCTTCGTCGACCGCGCGGACCTGGGCAGCCGGGGCCGCTCGCCACAGACGCTCGCGCTGTCTCCGGGCCGCCACAAGGTCCTGGTCCAGAAGTCCGGCTACCGCCCCACCGAGGCCACCGTCACCCTCGTCCGGGGCAAGGAGGTGCCGGTGGACCTGGACCTCGGCCTCATCACCGGCGTGGTGGACATCACCGGCTCGCCCGAGGGCGCGGAGGTGCGTGACACCCCCACCGGCCCCGTCCTGGGCCGCATCCCCACGAAGCTGCGCATGTCCCCGGGCCAGCGCGTGCTGCACGTGCGCGCCCCCGGACATGCGCCCGGCCAGTACGTCATCGACGTGCCCGCCGAAGGCACGCTACCGCTCGCCGTCACGCTGAACGCCCAGGCGGCGCCCAGCGGGCGCGTCGTCGTCACCTCCAACCACGACGGCGCCACCGTGCGCGTGGACGGCCGGCCCGCGGGCTTCACCCCCACCGTGGTCACCCTCCCGCAGGGGGAGCACGTGCTGGAGGTGGAGAGCCGCGACGTGCGCCCCGTGCGCCAGAAGGTCACTGTCATCCCCGACCAGGAGGTGAAGGTCCACGCCACCCTGCGCTACGAGCCGCCCCCCGTGCGCGCCGCGTCCAAGCGCCTGTTGTCCGTGGACGAGGCCCCCGCCTCCACCACCGTGCTCACGCCGGAGGAGCTGCGCGCGTTCGGCTGGCGCACCCTGGCGGAGGCGCTGGCGGGCGTGCGCGGCTTCTTCCTCACCGACGACCGGACGTACACGTACGTGGGCGTGCGCGGCTTCGCCCCGCCGGGTGACCTCAACACGCGCATCCTCATCCTCTGGGACGGCCATGCCATCAACGATGTCTGGGCCGGCCAGGGCTACGCGGCGCACGACCTCAGCGTGGACCTGGAGGAGGTGGAGCGCATCGAGGTCGTCCGCGGCCCGGGCAGCGCGCTGTACGGCACGGGCGCGTTCTTCGGCGTCATCAACGTGGTGCCCCGCGACACGCTGGGCCTGGACCGGCGGCTGGAGGTCACCGGCGCCGTGGGCGCGCTGGGCTCCACGCTCGTGCACGCCACCACGTCCTGGGAGGACCCCCAGCGCTCCATCCTCTTCAGCCTGGCGGGCATGAAGTCCCACGGCGCGGACACCACCCGCCTGGGCGACCCGGGCCCCATCGTCACGGGCCTGGACGGCGAGAAGGCCGGCACCGGATCCCTGCGCGCGCGCGTGGGCAACCTGTCGCTGGTGGCCCAGCTGCATGGGCGCAGCAAGGACGTGCCCACCGCACCCTACGGCACCGTGGTGGGCGCGCAGGGCACGCGCGTGCAGGACGTGCGCGGCTTCGCCGAGGCCCGGTACGAGCGCACACTCTCCGAGCGCTTCACCCTGTCCCTGCGCGGCGCGGTGGACATGCTCCGCTACAAGGGCAACTGGAACTATGGCGGCGACACCTCGGAGACGAACACCGACTCCGGCGACGCGGACTGGCTCACCGCCGAGGGGCGCCTGCTCGCGGCCCTGACCGAAGCCAACCGCCTCACCGTGGGCGTGGAGGGTCAGCACCAACTGCGCGTGGACCAGAAGAGCGTGAGCCCCGCGGTGGACAAGCCGCTGGAGACGCGCACGCGCTCCATCGTGTCCGTATACGCGCTGGACGAGTGGCGCCTGCACCCGCGCCTGAGCCTGTCGCTGGGCTTGCGCGTGGACAAGTACTCCGACCTGGACTCGCTGCTGCTCGCGCCCCGGTTCGCGGTCATCGGCCGGCCCTATGAGCAGGGCCTCACCAAGCTCGTCATCGGCCGAGCGTTCCGCGCGCCCAACGTCTACCAGCTGTTCTATCAGGACAACTTCCTCACCCAGCGCCCCGCGGAGCATCTGGAGCCGGAGACCATCACCACCTTCGAGGTGGAGCACTCGCACGACCTGACCAACGAGCTGCGGCTGACGGTCGCCGGCTACCACAACCGCATCTCGCGGCTCGTCACGCTCACCACCGAGTCCGCGGCCACGCCCGCGTGCGGCACCCCGAGCGCGCCCACCCAGTGCCTGGTGTACGCGAACAACTCCGGCGAGGCGCTCGCGTGGGGCGCGGAGGCCGGGCTGCACTGGCAGCCGGGCCGCTGGCTGCTGGTGGACCTGAGCTACTCCTATGTGACGCTGCGCAACGCCTCGCAGGAAGTGGTGGAGGCCGCGCCCGCGCACCTGGCCTCCGGGCGGCTCCTGCTGCCCGTGGGCAACGGCGACATGCGCATCGCCACGCAGGCCACCTACCAGAGCGCTCGCGTGCCCGGCGTCGCGGGCGCGGCCAGCGGCGAAGCGCTCCTGGTGGGCTTCGGCGTGTCCGGCGACTACGGCCGGCTGCGCTACTTCGCGGGCGTGAACAACCTGCTCGACACGCGCTATGCCTTCCTCGTGAGCGATGACGTGTCCGCCGGCCCCGTGCCCCAGTACGGCCGCACCTTCAACCTCCAGCTCACCGGCAGCTTCTGA
- a CDS encoding HIT family protein: MSDVNDPCLGCAIVRGEVHPPGGVLARAPGLVLHGVASPSPVPGWVVLTSAQHVRGWYDLDATAARELGPFAARVMRAQREVLGAEHVYAFAIGDVLRHFHLHLVPRFADTPAHLRGRGAFDAAPAEHLPPETLEAAARRLAAALVG, translated from the coding sequence ATGTCAGACGTCAACGACCCCTGCCTGGGCTGCGCCATCGTTCGCGGGGAGGTCCACCCACCGGGTGGCGTGCTCGCGAGGGCCCCCGGACTCGTCCTCCACGGGGTGGCCTCCCCCAGTCCCGTGCCCGGCTGGGTGGTGCTCACCAGCGCTCAGCACGTGCGCGGCTGGTATGACCTGGACGCAACGGCCGCGCGGGAGCTGGGGCCGTTCGCCGCGCGGGTGATGCGCGCCCAGCGCGAGGTGCTCGGCGCCGAGCACGTCTACGCCTTCGCCATTGGCGACGTGCTGCGCCACTTCCACCTGCACCTCGTCCCCCGCTTCGCGGACACCCCCGCCCACCTCCGGGGTCGGGGCGCCTTCGACGCGGCCCCGGCGGAGCACCTCCCGCCGGAAACGCTGGAAGCCGCGGCCCGGCGGCTGGCGGCGGCGCTCGTCGGCTGA